The Blastococcus sp. HT6-4 genome window below encodes:
- a CDS encoding VOC family protein, which produces MIDHLGLQCADAEAAASFYQRVFAACAIREAMRIDTPHGPVIGLCGPDGQPQLWTSPAEDTGHRPVHLALSAPSREAVDAVFDAAREAGAEVLHEPREWPEYHPGYYGVFLRDPDGNNVEAVHHGF; this is translated from the coding sequence ATGATCGACCACCTGGGTCTGCAGTGCGCCGACGCCGAGGCGGCGGCGTCCTTCTACCAGCGCGTATTCGCGGCCTGCGCCATCCGCGAGGCCATGCGCATCGACACGCCGCACGGGCCGGTGATCGGACTGTGCGGGCCCGACGGGCAGCCGCAGCTCTGGACCAGCCCGGCCGAGGACACCGGCCACCGCCCGGTGCACCTGGCGCTGTCCGCACCCTCCCGGGAGGCCGTGGACGCGGTCTTCGACGCCGCCCGGGAGGCCGGCGCGGAGGTCCTGCACGAGCCGCGGGAGTGGCCCGAGTACCACCCGGGCTACTACGGCGTCTTCCTGCGCGACCCCGACGGCAACAACGTGGAGGCCGTGCACCACGGGTTCTGA
- a CDS encoding FKBP-type peptidyl-prolyl cis-trans isomerase, with the protein MAELTRPEVEPPTGPAPDDLVIEDLVIGDGAEAKAGDLVSTHYVGVTHEGGEQFDASWDRGEPLEFRVGVGMVIQGWDEGIVGMKVGGRRRLTIPPHKAYGDRGAGGVIKPGATLVFVVDLVGVRPFTGG; encoded by the coding sequence GTGGCCGAGCTGACCCGACCCGAGGTCGAGCCCCCCACCGGGCCGGCGCCCGACGACCTGGTGATCGAGGATCTCGTCATCGGTGATGGTGCCGAGGCCAAGGCCGGCGACCTGGTGAGCACTCACTACGTCGGCGTCACCCACGAGGGCGGCGAGCAGTTCGACGCCTCCTGGGACCGCGGCGAGCCACTGGAGTTCCGGGTGGGTGTCGGCATGGTCATCCAGGGCTGGGACGAGGGCATCGTCGGCATGAAGGTCGGCGGGCGCCGCCGGCTGACCATCCCGCCGCACAAGGCCTACGGCGACCGCGGCGCCGGCGGCGTCATCAAGCCCGGCGCGACGCTGGTCTTCGTGGTCGACCTCGTCGGCGTCCGCCCCTTCACCGGCGGCTGA